A part of Anser cygnoides isolate HZ-2024a breed goose chromosome 15, Taihu_goose_T2T_genome, whole genome shotgun sequence genomic DNA contains:
- the LOC106046046 gene encoding interleukin-9 receptor-like isoform X2, which yields MPLLLLPDHQTTQPKLSRDRNSVKSEVSFELILSGMGQDVQQLGLHLCITAVLFLGGGQGRVKLDPPLNIQSNITASKCQIWWSVPWYLVEILQYELQYKEYSVSWEFALNKTPPSSLPQIEIEGTEFHSGISYIARVRCKVSENEDSYHSQWSEWSQTTVFQRAGVPEVSEKLFNSRTLQFLFIPLSFGTVLYLFWNRKLSSRAKSLSCFNIPTPAAFFQPLYNLHNGNFKDWVGPNEAWNQLRRQEASSSNKVTTDGVSELNTQELISQISLKPVESTNLFAAEEMFASGPSQQYVPSRYVRAEEMEVKLALFLAQNHADDTVGLKISEIIKANLDRSDMGRSYPSHLQHGKGDFLVLQESLEMANVSFSNSDYCTLCDNDTTGGLIAAELLKLSDGNGLVKHQNDQNGLP from the exons ATACTGTCTGGAATGGGACAAGATGTGCAGCAGCTGGGCCTTCACCTGTGCATTACTGCTGTGCTATTCCTTGGTGGAGGACAAGGCAGAG TAAAGCTTGATCCACCTTTGAACATCCAGAGCAACATTACTGCAAGCAAGTGTCAGATATGGTGGAGTGTGCCTTGGTACCTCGTTGAAATTCTTCAATACGAGTTGCAGTACAAGGAGTACAGCGTGTCATGGGAG TTTGCATTGAACAAGACACCACCCAGTTCACTACCACAAATAGAAATTGAAGGCACAGAGTTTCACAGTGGTATCTCTTACATTGCACGAGTCCGCTGcaaagtttctgaaaatgagGATTCATACCATAGTCAGTGGAGTGAGTGGAGCCAGACAACAGTGTTTCAAAGAGCAG GTGTACCAGAAGTGTCTGAAAAGCTCTTTAATTCCAGAACTTTGCAGTTCTTGTTCATTCCTCTGAGTTTTGGCACCGTACTCTATTTATTTTGGAACCGCAAGCTTTCTTCAAG GGCAAAAAGCCTCTCCTGCTTTAACATTCCCACACcagctgctttctttcagcCACTCTATAATTTGCATAATGGGAATTTTAAG GACTGGGTTGGACCTAATGAAGCTTGGAATCAACTCAGAAGACAAGAGGCAAGCAGCTCAAACAAAGTGACTACAGATGGAGTTTCTGAGCTAAACACCCAGGAACTGATTTCCCAGATTTCCTTGAAACCTGTGGAAAGCACAAATCtttttgctgcagaagaaatgtttgcCTCTGGTCCAAGCCAGCAGTATGTCCCCAGCAGGTATGTGAGAGCAGAAGAGATGGAAGTGAAGCTGGCACTATTCTTAGCACAAAACCATGCTGATGATACAGTTGGcctgaaaatttctgaaataattaaagCCAACCTTGACAGATCTGACATGGGAAGGAGTTATCCTTCTCACTTACAGCATGGAAAGGGTGACTTCCTTGTGCTTCAGGAATCTTTGGAGATGGCAAATGTGTCCTTCAGCAATAGTGACTATTGCACCTTGTGTGACAATGATACCACAGGAGGTTTGATTGCTGCTGAACTACTGAAGCTCTCTGATGGCAATGGTCTGGTCAAACATCAGAATGATCAGAATGGCCTTCCTTGA
- the LOC106046046 gene encoding interleukin-9 receptor-like isoform X1 codes for MPLLLLPDHQTTQPKLSRDRNSVKSEVSFELILSGMGQDVQQLGLHLCITAVLFLGGGQGREFPGSLSCLNNYVTTVNCMWAMDEPVGDGPFYLHFTNLWSKGQNASCQLTARDSMQNQYRCTIHLASQILETDGYRVSLQGNFFGSNHTYITFPEYSPRKHIKLDPPLNIQSNITASKCQIWWSVPWYLVEILQYELQYKEYSVSWEFALNKTPPSSLPQIEIEGTEFHSGISYIARVRCKVSENEDSYHSQWSEWSQTTVFQRAGVPEVSEKLFNSRTLQFLFIPLSFGTVLYLFWNRKLSSRAKSLSCFNIPTPAAFFQPLYNLHNGNFKDWVGPNEAWNQLRRQEASSSNKVTTDGVSELNTQELISQISLKPVESTNLFAAEEMFASGPSQQYVPSRYVRAEEMEVKLALFLAQNHADDTVGLKISEIIKANLDRSDMGRSYPSHLQHGKGDFLVLQESLEMANVSFSNSDYCTLCDNDTTGGLIAAELLKLSDGNGLVKHQNDQNGLP; via the exons ATACTGTCTGGAATGGGACAAGATGTGCAGCAGCTGGGCCTTCACCTGTGCATTACTGCTGTGCTATTCCTTGGTGGAGGACAAGGCAGAG AGTTCCCTGGCAGTCTGAGCTGCCTGAATAACTATGTGACTACTGTGAACTGCATGTGGGCAATGGACGAGCCTGTGGGCGATGGACCTTTCTACCTGCACTTCACAAA ccTTTGGTCAAAGGGTCAAAACGCCAGCTGCCAACTGACTGCCAGAGACAGCATGCAGAATCAGTATCGTTGCACAATCCACTTAGCCAGCCAGATCTTGGAAACAGATGGTTATAGAGTCTCTCTCCAAGGCAACTTCTTTGGGAGTAATCATACATACATTACCTTTCCAGAATACAGTCCCCGCAAGCACA TAAAGCTTGATCCACCTTTGAACATCCAGAGCAACATTACTGCAAGCAAGTGTCAGATATGGTGGAGTGTGCCTTGGTACCTCGTTGAAATTCTTCAATACGAGTTGCAGTACAAGGAGTACAGCGTGTCATGGGAG TTTGCATTGAACAAGACACCACCCAGTTCACTACCACAAATAGAAATTGAAGGCACAGAGTTTCACAGTGGTATCTCTTACATTGCACGAGTCCGCTGcaaagtttctgaaaatgagGATTCATACCATAGTCAGTGGAGTGAGTGGAGCCAGACAACAGTGTTTCAAAGAGCAG GTGTACCAGAAGTGTCTGAAAAGCTCTTTAATTCCAGAACTTTGCAGTTCTTGTTCATTCCTCTGAGTTTTGGCACCGTACTCTATTTATTTTGGAACCGCAAGCTTTCTTCAAG GGCAAAAAGCCTCTCCTGCTTTAACATTCCCACACcagctgctttctttcagcCACTCTATAATTTGCATAATGGGAATTTTAAG GACTGGGTTGGACCTAATGAAGCTTGGAATCAACTCAGAAGACAAGAGGCAAGCAGCTCAAACAAAGTGACTACAGATGGAGTTTCTGAGCTAAACACCCAGGAACTGATTTCCCAGATTTCCTTGAAACCTGTGGAAAGCACAAATCtttttgctgcagaagaaatgtttgcCTCTGGTCCAAGCCAGCAGTATGTCCCCAGCAGGTATGTGAGAGCAGAAGAGATGGAAGTGAAGCTGGCACTATTCTTAGCACAAAACCATGCTGATGATACAGTTGGcctgaaaatttctgaaataattaaagCCAACCTTGACAGATCTGACATGGGAAGGAGTTATCCTTCTCACTTACAGCATGGAAAGGGTGACTTCCTTGTGCTTCAGGAATCTTTGGAGATGGCAAATGTGTCCTTCAGCAATAGTGACTATTGCACCTTGTGTGACAATGATACCACAGGAGGTTTGATTGCTGCTGAACTACTGAAGCTCTCTGATGGCAATGGTCTGGTCAAACATCAGAATGATCAGAATGGCCTTCCTTGA